In Brachypodium distachyon strain Bd21 chromosome 2, Brachypodium_distachyon_v3.0, whole genome shotgun sequence, one genomic interval encodes:
- the LOC104583021 gene encoding uncharacterized protein LOC104583021: MAAMISIGIIFFFFLRPTAASARGGGVPPVIVSTCAAVSKASLSTRYDDCIHMLSSSPSTASAADARGLAIAAANLTAVRVASTLAVLDNLMVALQYCVADYEEMQGSAVGAVDDLLHGADARNLDLLSKLKTSSFQPAFCDLAFMESNTDKDPMEAENLENEKLSRLAYGIAEVLRT, from the coding sequence ATGGCGGCGATGATATCCATTggaatcatcttcttcttctttcttcgtCCGACGGCAGCTAGTGCACGCGGTGGCGGCGTTCCACCGGTCATCGTCTCGACGTGCGCCGCCGTGAGCAAGGCTAGCTTGAGCACACGATACGACGACTGCATCCACATGTTATCGTCCAGCCCGTCCACCGCCTCTGCCGCCGACGCCCGCGGGCttgccatcgccgccgcgaACCTCACCGCCGTCCGCGTCGCGTCCACGCTCGCCGTCCTCGACAACCTCATGGTGGCGCTGCAGTACTGCGTCGCCGACTACGAGGAGATGCAAGGATCCGCTGTCGGCGCGGTTGATGACCTCCTCCATGGCGCCGACGCCAGAAACCTGGACCTGTTGTCCAAGCTCAAGACCTCCTCGTTCCAGCCTGCCTTTTGCGACCTTGCATTCATGGAGAGCAACACCGACAAGGACCCCATGGAAGCCGAGAACTTGGAGAACGAGAAGCTGTCCCGGTTGGCCTACGGCATCGCGGAGGTGCTACGTACCTAA